Proteins from one Toxotes jaculatrix isolate fToxJac2 chromosome 13, fToxJac2.pri, whole genome shotgun sequence genomic window:
- the sdc3 gene encoding syndecan-3, with translation MKLPWLLALTALLAHAATGQTWSIDDEGSTRDDFYDDEDLYSGSGSGFPEVSMRPTLAGVSFTTEEPLLLSTTQATSPAPSASPAAEPSPNPEDPTATPLPTEADGESGAFWERELEKEKERELERDRQRELEREKQLERERERERERERVREMEREREREREREREREREREREKERERQRERELERERELERIRAAAAAQTTSAPKSSAAVPVVTTNPATSPAESAAPSAGSDDLSTTEEEDVYLSPEPTSFYPGFDMETTTEEDTPATEETTPEVTTAAPTTTTTVRTRVPFRPRVPMTTATQVMPTERTTRPQQPTTTQEANNEVGAAGPSGDFEIREDRRNDLGRGIMPVDPDLIGNTVDGGSSAAQLPQKNILERKEVLIAVIVGGVVGALFAAFLVMLLVYRMKKKDEGSYTLEEPKQATVTYQKPDKQEEFYA, from the exons GGACAGACGTGGTCTATTGATGACGAAGGCTCGACGAGAGACGACTTCTACGACGATGAGGACCTCTACTcgggctctggctctggct TTCCTGAGGTCAGTATGAGGCCAACATTGGCGGGCGTGTCCTTCACCACAGAAgagcccctcctcctctccaccacccAGGCCACTAGCCCCGCCCCCTCCGCCTCACCCGCGGCCGAGCCCAGCCCCAACCCCGAGGACCCCACCGCCACCCCTCTGCCCACCGAGGCCGACGGAGAGAGTGGTGCATTTTGGGAGAGAGAGctagagaaggagaaagagagggagctggagagagacagacagagggaactGGAAAGGGAGAAACAgttggagagggagagagagagggaaagagagagggaacgggtcagagagatggagagagagagggagagggagagagagcgcgAGCGAGAGAGGGAacgtgagagagagcgagagaaggagagagagaggcagagagagcgtGAGCTtgaaagagagcgagagctGGAGAGAATCAGGGCCGCCGCTGCCGCCCAGACCACCTCCGCCCCGAAGTCATCCGCTGCCGTTCCTGTGGTGACCACCAACCCTGCAACCAGCCCTGCAGAAAGtgcagcgccctctgctggttcGGATGACCTgagcaccacagaagaagaggatgtCTACCTGTCACCTGAGCCCACCTCGTTTTACCCGGGCTTCGACATGGAaaccaccacagaagaagacacACCCGCCACAGAAGAGACCACACCTGAAGTCACGACAGCTGctcctaccaccaccaccactgtcaGGACCAGGGTCCCCTTCAGGCCCAGGGTTCCCATGACAACAGCCACTCAGGTGATGCCGACAGAGAGAACGACCCGCCCACAGCAGCCCACAACTACGCAG GAGGCTAACAACGAGGTGGGCGCTGCAGGACCAAGTGGAGATTTTGAGATCCGTGAGGATCGCCGCAATGATCTTGGTCGGGGTATAATGCCAGTGGATCCTGATCTGATCGGCAACACGGTGGATGGAGGAAGCTCTGCCGCCCAGCTGCCACAGAAGAACATCTTGGAGAGAAAAGAGGTCTTGATAG cGGTGATAGTGGGAGGCGTGGTGGGCGCCTTGTTCGCCGCCTTCCTGGTGATGCTGCTGGTGtacaggatgaagaagaaggatGAGGGCAGCTACACGCTGGAGGAACCCAAACAGGCCACGGTCACCTACCAGAAACCAGACAAGCAGGAAGAGTTTTACGCATAA
- the matn1 gene encoding cartilage matrix protein isoform X2, which produces MTPTPPLFLLLLGLMGAQATMDLRTAAAMAAGLCKTRPTDLVFIIDSSRSVRPSEFEQVKVFLAKVIEGLDVGPNATRVGVVNYASRVKNEVSLKTHRTKAGLIKAVTKIEPLSTGTMTGLSIQFALNVAFSEGEGARVKSPDISKVAIIVTDGRPQDNVKDVAQRARDAGIEIFAIGVGRVDMSTLRQMASDPLDDHVDYVESYSVIEKLTKKFQEAFCACSNAATDVVFLIDGSKSVRPENFELVKKWINQIIDKLDVSDSKAHVGLVQYSSSVKQEFPLGRFNNKKDLKDAVKRMAYMERGTMTGQALRYLLENSFNPGQGARPGVTKVGIVFTDGRSQDYIGDAARKAKENGFKMYAVGVGNAVEDELKEIASEPTSEHYFYTADFKAMTQIAKKLQINICQEEDPCECDSLVKFQKKVEDALQALTKKLESMSKRIALLENKIV; this is translated from the exons ATGACGCCTACCCCGCcgttgtttctgctgctgctcggcCTAATGGGAGCTCAAGCCACCATGGACCTCCGCACAGCTGCCGCCATGG CGGCAGGTTTGTGCAAAACACGTCCCACAGACCTCGTGTTCATCATTGACAGCAGTCGGAGCGTTCGTCCTTCAGAGTTTGAGCAAGTCAAGGTCTTCCTGGCTAAAGTCATCGAGGGGCTGGATGTCGGACCCAACGCCACCCGTGTGGGAGTTGTCAACTATGCCAGCCGCGTCAAGAACGAG GTGTCTCTTAAAACTCACCGCACCAAAGCTGGACTGATTAAGGCTGTGACCAAGATCGAGCCCCTGTCCACCGGAACAATGACCGGACTGTCCATCCAGTTTGCCTTGAATGTGGCCTTCAGTGAGGGCGAGGGCGCTCGTGTCAAATCTCCTGATATCAGCAAG GTTGCCATCATTGTGACAGATGGGCGTCCCCAGGACAATGTGAAAGATGTAGCCCAGCGTGCACGAGATGCCGGCATTGAGATTTTTGCCATCGGTGTGGGACGTGTGGACATGAGCACTCTGAGGCAGATGGCCAGTGATCCTCTGGACGACCATGTGGACTACGTGGAGAGCTACAGCGTTATCGAGAAGCTCACCAAGAAGTTCCAGGAGGCCTTCTGTG CTTGCAGCAACGCAGCGACAGATGTGGTGTTCCTGATCGACGGCTCAAAGAGCGTTCGTCCCGAGAACTTTGAGCTGGTCAAGAAGTGGATCAACCAGATCATCGACAAACTGGATGTTTCCGACAGCAAGGCTCACGTTGGACTGGTGCAGTACTCCAGCTCGGTCAAACAG GAGTTTCCCCTGGGCCGCTTCAACAACAAGAAAGACCTGAAGGACGCTGTGAAGAGGATGGCCTACATGGAGAGGGGAACCATGACAGGTCAGGCCCTCCGCTATCTGTTAGAAAACAGCTTCAACCCAGGTCAGGGTGCCCGACCTGGAGTCACTAAGGTGGGCATCGTCTTCACTGACGGACGCAGCCAGGACTACATCGGAGACGCCGCCAGGAAGGCCAAGGAAAACG GCTTTAAGATGTATGCTGTTGGGGTGGGCAATGCTGTGGAGGATGAGTTGAAAGAAATTGCCTCTGAGCCAACTTCAGAGCACTACTTCTACACCGCTGACTTCAAGGCTATGACCCAGATCGCCAAGAAGCTACAGATTAACATCTGCCAAG AGGAGGACCCTTGTGAATGTGACTCCCTTGTAAAGTTCCAAAAGAAAGTAGAAGATGCCCTACAGGCACTAACGAAAAAAT TAGAGAGTATGTCGAAGAGGATCGCCCTGCTGGAGAACAAGATCGTCTGA
- the matn1 gene encoding cartilage matrix protein isoform X1 — MTPTPPLFLLLLGLMGAQATMDLRTAAAMAAGLCKTRPTDLVFIIDSSRSVRPSEFEQVKVFLAKVIEGLDVGPNATRVGVVNYASRVKNEVSLKTHRTKAGLIKAVTKIEPLSTGTMTGLSIQFALNVAFSEGEGARVKSPDISKVAIIVTDGRPQDNVKDVAQRARDAGIEIFAIGVGRVDMSTLRQMASDPLDDHVDYVESYSVIEKLTKKFQEAFCVSDLCATGDHDCEQVCISTPGSYKCACKDGFTLMDDGRSCSACSNAATDVVFLIDGSKSVRPENFELVKKWINQIIDKLDVSDSKAHVGLVQYSSSVKQEFPLGRFNNKKDLKDAVKRMAYMERGTMTGQALRYLLENSFNPGQGARPGVTKVGIVFTDGRSQDYIGDAARKAKENGFKMYAVGVGNAVEDELKEIASEPTSEHYFYTADFKAMTQIAKKLQINICQEEDPCECDSLVKFQKKVEDALQALTKKLESMSKRIALLENKIV; from the exons ATGACGCCTACCCCGCcgttgtttctgctgctgctcggcCTAATGGGAGCTCAAGCCACCATGGACCTCCGCACAGCTGCCGCCATGG CGGCAGGTTTGTGCAAAACACGTCCCACAGACCTCGTGTTCATCATTGACAGCAGTCGGAGCGTTCGTCCTTCAGAGTTTGAGCAAGTCAAGGTCTTCCTGGCTAAAGTCATCGAGGGGCTGGATGTCGGACCCAACGCCACCCGTGTGGGAGTTGTCAACTATGCCAGCCGCGTCAAGAACGAG GTGTCTCTTAAAACTCACCGCACCAAAGCTGGACTGATTAAGGCTGTGACCAAGATCGAGCCCCTGTCCACCGGAACAATGACCGGACTGTCCATCCAGTTTGCCTTGAATGTGGCCTTCAGTGAGGGCGAGGGCGCTCGTGTCAAATCTCCTGATATCAGCAAG GTTGCCATCATTGTGACAGATGGGCGTCCCCAGGACAATGTGAAAGATGTAGCCCAGCGTGCACGAGATGCCGGCATTGAGATTTTTGCCATCGGTGTGGGACGTGTGGACATGAGCACTCTGAGGCAGATGGCCAGTGATCCTCTGGACGACCATGTGGACTACGTGGAGAGCTACAGCGTTATCGAGAAGCTCACCAAGAAGTTCCAGGAGGCCTTCTGTG tgtcagacCTGTGTGCCACTGGGGATCATGACTGTGAGCAGGTATGCATCAGCACCCCCGGATCATACAAGTGTGCCTGCAAAGATGGCTTTACCCTCATGGACGATGGTCGCAGCTGCAGTG CTTGCAGCAACGCAGCGACAGATGTGGTGTTCCTGATCGACGGCTCAAAGAGCGTTCGTCCCGAGAACTTTGAGCTGGTCAAGAAGTGGATCAACCAGATCATCGACAAACTGGATGTTTCCGACAGCAAGGCTCACGTTGGACTGGTGCAGTACTCCAGCTCGGTCAAACAG GAGTTTCCCCTGGGCCGCTTCAACAACAAGAAAGACCTGAAGGACGCTGTGAAGAGGATGGCCTACATGGAGAGGGGAACCATGACAGGTCAGGCCCTCCGCTATCTGTTAGAAAACAGCTTCAACCCAGGTCAGGGTGCCCGACCTGGAGTCACTAAGGTGGGCATCGTCTTCACTGACGGACGCAGCCAGGACTACATCGGAGACGCCGCCAGGAAGGCCAAGGAAAACG GCTTTAAGATGTATGCTGTTGGGGTGGGCAATGCTGTGGAGGATGAGTTGAAAGAAATTGCCTCTGAGCCAACTTCAGAGCACTACTTCTACACCGCTGACTTCAAGGCTATGACCCAGATCGCCAAGAAGCTACAGATTAACATCTGCCAAG AGGAGGACCCTTGTGAATGTGACTCCCTTGTAAAGTTCCAAAAGAAAGTAGAAGATGCCCTACAGGCACTAACGAAAAAAT TAGAGAGTATGTCGAAGAGGATCGCCCTGCTGGAGAACAAGATCGTCTGA